A genome region from Akkermansiaceae bacterium includes the following:
- the groL gene encoding chaperonin GroEL (60 kDa chaperone family; promotes refolding of misfolded polypeptides especially under stressful conditions; forms two stacked rings of heptamers to form a barrel-shaped 14mer; ends can be capped by GroES; misfolded proteins enter the barrel where they are refolded when GroES binds) — protein sequence MMAKQLVFDEAARQALLRGVEKLARAVKATLGPAGRNVILDKKFGSPTITKDGVSVAKEIELECPYENMGAQLIREVSSKTSDIAGDGTTTATVLAEAIYKEGLRNVTAGANPISLQRGIMKATEALVAELKKISKTVSDTKEIAQVATVSANWDTEIGGIIAEAMDKVGKDGTITVEEAKGIETTLDVVEGMQFDKGYLSPYFVTDPETMEASFDNALILIHEKKISSLKDMLPLLEKVAKSGKPLIIIAEDVEGEALATLVVNKLRGILNIAAVKAPGFGDRRKAMLEDIAILTGGRVITEDLGIKLESVELTDLGEAKRLTISKDSTVIVEGGGTSEAITGRVNQIRRQIEETTSDYDSEKLQERLAKLAGGVAVINVGAATETEMKEKKARVEDALHATRAAVEEGIVPGGGTALLRALAACEAGDYLSAATSLDEKTGMGIVAKAVEAPLRQLAANAGREGALIVENVKTNKKGHGYNVATDSYEDLIASGVVDPTKVTRSALQNAASISGLLLTTEALITDLPAKEEGGGGHGHDHGGMGGMM from the coding sequence ATTATGGCCAAACAACTAGTATTCGACGAAGCAGCACGCCAGGCACTCCTGCGCGGTGTTGAGAAACTCGCACGTGCCGTCAAGGCGACCCTCGGGCCGGCCGGACGCAACGTCATCCTCGACAAGAAATTCGGTTCCCCGACGATCACCAAGGACGGTGTTTCCGTTGCCAAGGAAATCGAACTCGAGTGCCCTTACGAAAACATGGGCGCACAGCTCATCCGTGAGGTTTCCTCCAAGACCAGCGACATCGCAGGTGACGGAACCACGACCGCAACCGTGCTTGCCGAAGCCATCTACAAGGAAGGCCTCCGCAACGTCACCGCCGGTGCCAACCCGATCTCGCTCCAGCGCGGCATCATGAAGGCCACCGAGGCTCTCGTCGCCGAACTGAAGAAGATTTCCAAGACTGTCTCCGACACCAAGGAAATCGCCCAGGTCGCAACCGTTTCCGCCAACTGGGACACCGAAATCGGCGGCATCATCGCCGAAGCGATGGACAAGGTCGGCAAGGACGGCACCATCACCGTTGAGGAAGCCAAAGGCATCGAAACCACCCTCGACGTCGTCGAAGGCATGCAGTTCGACAAAGGCTACCTCAGCCCATACTTCGTCACCGATCCGGAGACCATGGAGGCTTCCTTCGATAACGCGCTCATCCTCATCCACGAGAAGAAGATCAGCTCGCTCAAGGACATGCTCCCTCTCCTCGAGAAGGTCGCCAAGTCCGGCAAGCCGCTCATCATCATCGCGGAAGACGTCGAAGGCGAAGCCCTCGCGACCCTCGTGGTCAATAAGCTCCGCGGCATCCTCAACATTGCTGCTGTGAAAGCACCGGGCTTCGGCGACCGCCGCAAGGCCATGCTCGAAGACATCGCCATCCTCACCGGTGGCCGCGTGATCACCGAAGACCTCGGCATCAAGCTGGAGTCCGTTGAACTCACCGACCTCGGCGAAGCCAAGCGCCTCACCATCAGCAAGGACTCCACCGTCATCGTCGAAGGCGGCGGAACTTCCGAGGCCATCACCGGCCGCGTGAACCAGATCCGCCGTCAGATCGAGGAAACCACCAGCGACTACGATTCCGAGAAGCTCCAGGAGCGCCTTGCGAAACTCGCAGGCGGTGTCGCCGTCATCAACGTCGGGGCTGCCACCGAGACCGAGATGAAAGAGAAGAAAGCCCGCGTCGAGGACGCCCTTCACGCCACCCGCGCAGCGGTGGAAGAAGGCATCGTCCCAGGCGGTGGCACGGCTCTCCTCCGCGCTCTCGCAGCGTGTGAGGCAGGGGATTACCTCTCCGCGGCAACCAGCCTCGACGAGAAAACGGGCATGGGCATCGTCGCAAAAGCGGTCGAGGCTCCCCTCCGCCAGCTTGCCGCAAACGCAGGCCGCGAAGGCGCGCTCATCGTCGAGAACGTCAAGACCAACAAGAAAGGCCACGGCTACAACGTCGCAACCGATTCCTACGAAGACCTCATCGCCTCCGGCGTTGTCGATCCGACCAAGGTCACCCGTTCCGCACTCCAGAACGCGGCGTCCATTTCCGGACTCCTCCTCACCACCGAGGCACTCATCACCGATCTCCCTGCGAAGGAAGAAGGCGGCGGCGGCCACGGCCACGACCATGGCGGCATGGGCGGCATGATGTAA
- a CDS encoding co-chaperone GroES produces the protein MASIKPLGQRVLVKRLEADAISAGGIVLPDTAKEKPQEAEVLSLGTGGKDEKGNDIAFSVKVGDKVLISKYGGTEVKLDGAEVLIISESDILGIVA, from the coding sequence ATGGCAAGCATCAAACCACTCGGACAACGTGTCCTCGTAAAACGCCTCGAAGCCGACGCGATCAGCGCAGGCGGAATCGTCCTTCCCGACACCGCGAAGGAAAAACCGCAGGAAGCTGAAGTCCTCAGCCTCGGAACAGGCGGCAAGGACGAAAAGGGCAACGACATCGCCTTCTCCGTCAAGGTCGGCGACAAGGTGCTCATCTCCAAATACGGCGGCACCGAAGTGAAGCTCGACGGCGCCGAAGTCCTCATCATCTCCGAGTCCGACATCCTCGGCATCGTCGCCTAA
- the dnaK gene encoding molecular chaperone DnaK, translating into MSKILGIDLGTTNSCMSIMDGGEPTVLENSEGARTTPSVVAFAKNGERLVGQAAKRQAVTNPKNTIFSAKRLIGRKFSELTEADKRMPYKIVAASNGDAHIQVEVAGETKTYSPQEIAGMVLGKLKADAEAKLGEKVTQAVITVPAYFNDSQRNATKAAGEIAGLEVLRIINEPTAAALAYGLDKKKDEKIAVYDLGGGTFDISVLDIGDGVFEVLATDGDTQLGGDDWDNALIEYIVAEFKKDQGVDLSNQADALQRIKEEAEKAKIALSSSQSYDINLPFITADQNGPKHIQLTLSRSKLEQLTDKLFARTKKPVIDCLKEAGVSASEINELVLVGGMTRMPKVVEIAKELAGQTPHQGVNPDEVVAIGAAIQGGVLRGDVKDVLLLDVTPLTLSIETEGSRATPMIERNTAIPTKKSQTFSTASDNQPAVDIRISQGERPMFADNKLLGNFKLDGIAPARRGEPQIEVTFDIDANGILHVSAKDKQSGKEQKISIQGSSGLSEEEIAKAKADAEAHAEEDRKRVEKVDAVNKAENLAFNVEKQLEELGDKAPAELKSTLEEKVKAVRDAITSDDLDKINSASSELESQLQALAAAAQQAGAAMGAEPDAEPSEASGESSEPKKAKGKVVDAEVVD; encoded by the coding sequence ATGTCAAAAATTCTAGGAATCGACCTCGGCACCACCAACTCCTGTATGTCCATCATGGACGGCGGCGAGCCAACCGTTCTTGAAAACTCCGAAGGTGCCCGCACCACGCCATCCGTCGTCGCCTTTGCGAAGAACGGCGAGCGCCTCGTCGGCCAGGCAGCCAAACGCCAGGCCGTCACCAACCCGAAAAACACGATCTTCTCCGCAAAACGCCTCATCGGCCGCAAGTTTTCCGAGCTCACCGAGGCCGACAAACGCATGCCTTACAAGATCGTCGCCGCCTCCAATGGCGACGCCCACATCCAGGTCGAGGTCGCCGGCGAGACCAAAACCTACTCCCCGCAGGAAATCGCGGGAATGGTTCTCGGCAAACTGAAAGCCGACGCCGAAGCAAAGCTCGGCGAGAAAGTCACCCAGGCGGTCATCACCGTCCCCGCATACTTCAACGACTCCCAGCGCAACGCCACCAAGGCCGCCGGTGAGATCGCCGGCCTCGAAGTCCTCCGCATCATCAACGAGCCCACCGCCGCTGCCCTTGCATACGGCCTCGACAAGAAAAAGGACGAGAAAATCGCCGTGTATGACCTCGGCGGCGGAACCTTCGACATCTCCGTCCTCGATATCGGCGACGGCGTTTTCGAAGTGCTCGCAACCGATGGCGACACCCAGCTCGGTGGCGACGATTGGGACAACGCACTCATCGAATACATCGTCGCGGAATTCAAGAAAGACCAGGGGGTCGATCTCTCCAACCAGGCAGACGCACTCCAACGCATCAAGGAGGAGGCCGAGAAAGCCAAGATCGCACTCTCGTCCAGCCAGTCCTACGACATCAACCTCCCCTTCATCACCGCAGACCAGAACGGGCCGAAACACATCCAGCTCACCCTTTCCCGCTCCAAGCTGGAGCAACTCACAGACAAGCTCTTCGCCCGCACCAAGAAGCCGGTCATCGACTGCCTCAAGGAAGCTGGCGTTTCCGCATCCGAAATCAACGAGCTCGTCCTCGTCGGCGGCATGACCCGCATGCCGAAAGTCGTCGAAATTGCCAAGGAACTCGCCGGACAGACCCCTCACCAGGGAGTCAACCCCGACGAAGTCGTCGCCATCGGCGCGGCCATCCAGGGCGGCGTGCTTCGCGGTGACGTGAAGGACGTCCTCCTCCTGGACGTCACCCCGCTCACGCTCTCCATCGAAACCGAAGGCTCCCGCGCCACCCCGATGATCGAGCGCAACACCGCGATCCCGACCAAGAAATCCCAAACCTTCTCCACCGCTTCCGACAACCAGCCCGCCGTTGACATCCGCATCTCCCAGGGAGAGCGCCCGATGTTCGCCGACAACAAGCTGCTCGGAAACTTCAAGCTCGACGGCATCGCCCCCGCACGCCGCGGCGAGCCGCAGATCGAAGTCACCTTCGACATCGACGCCAACGGCATCCTCCACGTCTCCGCCAAGGACAAACAATCCGGCAAGGAACAGAAAATCTCCATCCAGGGATCCTCCGGACTCTCCGAGGAAGAGATCGCAAAAGCCAAGGCCGATGCCGAGGCCCACGCCGAGGAAGACCGCAAGCGCGTCGAGAAAGTCGATGCCGTCAACAAGGCCGAGAATCTCGCATTCAACGTCGAGAAACAACTCGAGGAACTCGGCGACAAGGCTCCCGCCGAACTCAAGTCCACCCTTGAGGAAAAGGTCAAGGCCGTCCGCGACGCGATCACCAGCGACGACCTGGACAAGATCAACTCCGCATCCTCGGAACTCGAATCCCAGCTCCAAGCCCTCGCCGCCGCCGCCCAACAGGCCGGAGCCGCCATGGGCGCGGAACCCGACGCCGAGCCATCCGAAGCTTCCGGCGAATCCTCCGAACCCAAGAAAGCCAAGGGCAAGGTCGTCGATGCTGAAGTCGTCGATTAA
- a CDS encoding DUF1080 domain-containing protein → MNVLSDAEKEAGWVLLFDGEDASEHFRGYRKDVLPAAWTVEGGEFSQKGRGGDVITREKYESFELSIDWKIGEKGNSGIMFKVLETDGPPYKTGPEAQIQDNAMGSDPQKSGWMYGLYAADKDTTKPVGEWNSFVLKCQKTPAGTYKCEHWMNGEKYVEYEIGSDDWKAKVAASKFAKWEGFGTADAGHICLQDHGNPVSFRNIKIRVLEPLK, encoded by the coding sequence ATGAATGTTTTGAGTGATGCCGAGAAGGAGGCTGGGTGGGTGCTGCTTTTCGATGGTGAGGATGCTTCGGAGCATTTCCGTGGCTACAGGAAGGATGTATTGCCCGCCGCATGGACGGTGGAGGGCGGCGAGTTTTCCCAGAAGGGCAGGGGAGGGGATGTCATCACCAGGGAGAAGTATGAGAGCTTTGAGTTATCCATCGACTGGAAGATCGGGGAAAAAGGGAACTCCGGGATCATGTTCAAGGTGCTGGAGACCGACGGCCCGCCCTACAAGACGGGGCCGGAGGCGCAGATCCAGGATAATGCGATGGGAAGCGATCCACAGAAATCCGGCTGGATGTACGGGCTTTATGCGGCGGATAAGGATACGACGAAGCCAGTGGGGGAGTGGAACAGCTTTGTCCTGAAATGCCAGAAAACGCCTGCCGGGACTTACAAGTGCGAGCACTGGATGAACGGCGAGAAATACGTTGAGTATGAGATCGGATCGGATGACTGGAAGGCGAAAGTGGCGGCATCGAAATTCGCTAAGTGGGAGGGATTTGGAACGGCGGATGCGGGTCATATCTGTTTGCAGGATCACGGGAATCCGGTTTCTTTCCGGAATATCAAGATCAGGGTGCTGGAGCCTCTGAAGTAG
- a CDS encoding valine--pyruvate transaminase, whose translation MDFTFSKIGQGLAGGSGIGDLMDDLGHALASAGPDLKMLGGGQPAQIAEINAIWQQRLREISESEVDSRKMLTTYDAPQGNPAFIQAIADLLRDSFGWDVWEKNIAITSGGQTAFFYLFNLLAGDMPDGSKRKILFPLVPEYIGYAAQGLDPEMFRSFRPEIEHTGANEFKYHIDFGNMEVADDVAAICVSRPTNPTGNVLTDDEVKHLSEIARQKGIPLIIDNAYGAPFPGIIFTEAKPIWDGHIILTLSLSKLGLPGTRTGIVVAAPEIIRAISSMTAITGLANPSIGQQITLPLISSGEILRLSREVIQPFYKQKSAVAQAAAREIFGTRFPWHMHRSEGALFLWLWFPGLPITSAELYSRLKARQVLVIPGEHFFFGCGDGEWPHRNECLRVSFAMDEATVRDGLSIIAEEVGKITPPA comes from the coding sequence ATGGATTTCACCTTCTCCAAGATCGGCCAAGGCCTGGCGGGCGGCAGCGGCATCGGCGACCTGATGGACGACCTCGGCCACGCCCTCGCGAGCGCAGGCCCCGACCTGAAAATGCTGGGTGGCGGGCAGCCTGCCCAGATCGCGGAAATCAACGCAATCTGGCAACAGCGGCTGCGCGAAATTTCCGAGAGCGAAGTGGATTCTCGGAAGATGCTCACCACCTACGATGCTCCGCAGGGCAACCCCGCCTTCATCCAGGCCATCGCGGATCTGCTCCGCGATTCCTTCGGCTGGGATGTCTGGGAAAAAAACATCGCCATCACCAGCGGCGGGCAAACCGCGTTTTTCTACCTCTTCAACCTCCTCGCCGGCGACATGCCGGACGGGTCAAAGCGCAAGATCCTCTTCCCCTTGGTCCCGGAATACATCGGCTACGCCGCCCAGGGACTCGATCCGGAAATGTTCCGTTCCTTCCGCCCGGAGATCGAGCACACCGGAGCCAACGAATTCAAATACCACATCGACTTCGGGAACATGGAGGTCGCCGACGATGTGGCTGCCATCTGCGTATCCCGCCCCACCAACCCCACTGGCAACGTTTTGACGGATGATGAGGTGAAACATCTTTCGGAAATCGCCAGGCAAAAGGGCATCCCGCTCATCATCGACAACGCCTACGGCGCCCCGTTTCCGGGGATTATCTTCACCGAGGCAAAGCCGATCTGGGACGGGCACATCATCCTGACCCTGAGCCTATCAAAACTCGGCCTACCCGGCACCCGTACGGGCATCGTGGTCGCAGCCCCGGAGATCATCCGCGCGATCTCCTCAATGACCGCCATCACCGGCCTCGCCAACCCGAGCATAGGCCAGCAGATCACCCTGCCGCTCATCAGCTCCGGGGAAATCCTGCGCCTCAGCCGCGAGGTCATCCAGCCGTTCTACAAACAGAAATCCGCCGTTGCCCAGGCTGCCGCACGGGAAATCTTCGGCACGCGTTTCCCATGGCACATGCACCGCAGCGAAGGCGCGCTCTTCCTCTGGCTCTGGTTCCCGGGACTGCCCATCACCTCCGCGGAACTCTATTCCAGGCTCAAGGCGAGGCAGGTGCTCGTCATCCCGGGCGAGCATTTCTTCTTCGGCTGCGGCGACGGGGAGTGGCCGCACCGCAACGAGTGCCTCCGGGTCTCCTTCGCGATGGATGAAGCAACTGTCCGCGACGGCCTCAGCATCATCGCGGAGGAGGTGGGGAAAATCACTCCGCCAGCCTGA
- a CDS encoding putative C-S lyase: protein MGFDFDTVIARQGTGCIKYDRRPELDPFWVADMDFASAPAILNALHRRVDHGVFGYAQAHPGLVDAVRAYLETRRQVSLDEDHLIHLGGLVPALSLAARAFCGSGDEVMTCIPVYYPFLNVHKDAGARLLTVDHVFENGRWVFDWARMESSVTDRTKVFLLCNPQNPLGRVFTEEEIVRVAEFCERHGLVLVSDEIHCDLILDEATTPHFSALQLPENLAKRTITLLSPSKTWNIAGLGYAFAIIPDDSVRRKFSAAKGHTLAEINALSYHAAEAAYKDAEPWRRELIGYLKANRDELVRFITEECDGLSIIAPEATYLAWIDARQLGVEHPASFFEKEAGLFLSDGAAFGWSGYVRFNFACPRQRMLEGLGKMKAAIGKISPG, encoded by the coding sequence ATGGGATTTGATTTCGATACGGTGATCGCGAGGCAAGGGACGGGCTGCATCAAGTACGACCGCAGGCCGGAGCTCGATCCGTTCTGGGTGGCGGACATGGATTTCGCATCGGCTCCGGCGATCCTAAATGCCCTGCACAGGCGGGTGGATCATGGTGTGTTCGGATATGCGCAGGCACATCCCGGCCTGGTGGATGCGGTGCGCGCCTACCTGGAAACCCGCAGGCAGGTCTCCCTTGACGAGGATCACCTGATCCACCTTGGGGGCTTGGTTCCGGCTCTTTCCCTTGCCGCCCGGGCGTTCTGTGGAAGCGGCGATGAGGTGATGACCTGCATCCCGGTCTATTATCCGTTCCTCAATGTGCACAAGGATGCGGGCGCGCGGCTGCTGACGGTGGATCATGTTTTCGAAAACGGGCGCTGGGTGTTCGACTGGGCGAGGATGGAGTCCTCGGTAACCGATAGGACAAAGGTTTTCCTGCTTTGCAATCCACAGAATCCGCTCGGCCGAGTATTCACCGAGGAGGAGATCGTACGAGTTGCCGAATTTTGCGAAAGGCACGGGCTGGTTCTGGTTTCGGATGAAATCCACTGCGATCTGATTCTCGACGAGGCGACCACCCCGCATTTCTCTGCGCTCCAGCTCCCGGAAAATCTCGCCAAGCGCACCATCACCCTGCTTTCCCCGAGCAAGACCTGGAACATCGCCGGGTTGGGCTATGCCTTTGCGATCATCCCCGACGACTCGGTGAGGAGGAAATTTTCCGCCGCGAAAGGCCATACTCTTGCCGAGATCAACGCGCTCTCCTATCACGCCGCTGAGGCCGCCTACAAGGATGCCGAGCCGTGGAGGAGGGAACTCATCGGCTACCTCAAGGCCAACCGCGACGAGCTTGTCAGGTTCATCACCGAGGAGTGCGATGGGCTCTCCATCATCGCCCCGGAAGCGACCTACCTCGCATGGATCGACGCACGCCAGCTGGGTGTGGAACATCCTGCGAGTTTTTTCGAGAAGGAAGCCGGATTGTTCCTCTCCGACGGAGCGGCCTTCGGCTGGTCGGGATACGTGCGCTTCAACTTCGCCTGCCCGAGGCAACGGATGCTGGAGGGGCTTGGGAAAATGAAAGCCGCGATCGGGAAAATTTCCCCTGGGTAG
- a CDS encoding GNAT family N-acetyltransferase → MDLAATSEELLHEGAQVDEDAPRVEMATMDDLPALTELVMELFSMSDGDFQPDREVQERGLRLILEQPSRGRIAVVRNNDQIFGMVNMLFTISTARGGFVILMEDVVIHPHHRGQGYGTMLLDHVVEYAKQKDFLRITLLTDKISAESQEFFRKQGFEYSNMIPMRRLIG, encoded by the coding sequence ATGGATCTGGCTGCGACTTCGGAGGAGCTCTTGCACGAGGGCGCGCAGGTTGATGAGGATGCGCCGAGGGTGGAGATGGCCACCATGGATGACCTGCCGGCCTTGACCGAGCTGGTGATGGAGCTTTTCTCCATGTCTGACGGTGATTTCCAGCCCGACCGCGAGGTGCAGGAACGCGGGCTGCGGCTGATCCTTGAGCAGCCGAGCCGGGGGCGAATCGCCGTGGTGAGGAACAACGACCAGATCTTCGGCATGGTGAACATGCTGTTCACGATCTCAACCGCGCGCGGCGGCTTCGTGATCCTGATGGAGGATGTGGTGATTCATCCGCATCACCGTGGACAGGGCTACGGCACCATGCTGCTCGACCACGTGGTCGAGTATGCGAAGCAGAAGGACTTCCTCCGCATCACTCTCCTGACAGACAAGATCAGCGCCGAGAGCCAGGAATTCTTCAGGAAACAGGGCTTCGAATACTCGAACATGATCCCGATGCGGCGGCTGATCGGGTGA